One genomic window of Aquisalimonas sp. 2447 includes the following:
- a CDS encoding L-carnitine dehydrogenase has translation MATTEHHATDRGPVAIVGAGVIGNGWAARCLASGLDVVVTDPDPAGAQRLQAAIDTAWPTLDRTGLHPGASRERIRFTTDLEDAVSGATVVQENAPENEAVKRDVLARIDAATDPATLIASSTSGLMPSTLQADCRHPERVFVAHPFNPVYLLPLVELVGGGQTGTATMDHARGFYRALGMRPLTVRREVPGHIADRLMEALWREALHLVNDGVATTEEVDAAVVYGAGLRWSLMGTFLTFHLAGGDAGMRHMLEQFGPALKQPWTRLEAPELTDTLIDRVVQGCEHQAGQRSVRELEQRRDEFLVRLLDLVQEYWPENEGLANRI, from the coding sequence ATGGCAACAACCGAACATCACGCGACCGACCGCGGGCCCGTGGCCATCGTCGGCGCCGGCGTCATCGGCAACGGCTGGGCGGCACGCTGCCTGGCCAGCGGCCTGGACGTGGTCGTCACGGATCCGGATCCGGCCGGCGCGCAGAGGCTGCAGGCCGCCATCGACACCGCGTGGCCGACGCTGGACCGCACCGGCCTGCACCCGGGGGCGAGCCGCGAGCGCATCCGCTTCACCACCGACCTGGAAGACGCCGTCTCAGGTGCCACCGTGGTGCAGGAGAATGCGCCGGAGAACGAGGCAGTCAAACGCGACGTCCTCGCCCGCATCGACGCGGCCACGGACCCGGCCACGCTCATCGCCTCCAGCACGTCCGGCCTGATGCCGTCCACGCTGCAGGCGGACTGCCGACATCCGGAGCGCGTATTCGTCGCCCACCCCTTCAACCCGGTCTACCTGCTCCCGCTGGTGGAGCTGGTAGGGGGCGGGCAGACCGGCACCGCCACCATGGATCACGCCCGCGGGTTCTACAGGGCCCTGGGCATGCGCCCGCTCACCGTCCGCCGCGAGGTGCCCGGGCACATTGCCGACCGGCTCATGGAGGCGCTGTGGCGGGAGGCACTGCATCTGGTCAACGACGGCGTCGCCACCACCGAGGAGGTGGACGCCGCCGTGGTCTACGGCGCCGGTCTGCGCTGGTCGCTGATGGGCACGTTCCTCACCTTCCACCTGGCCGGCGGCGATGCCGGCATGCGGCACATGCTGGAGCAGTTCGGCCCGGCGCTGAAACAGCCCTGGACCCGCCTGGAAGCGCCGGAGCTCACCGACACCCTGATCGACCGTGTCGTCCAGGGCTGCGAGCATCAGGCCGGCCAGCGCAGCGTGCGGGAGCTGGAGCAGCGGCGCGACGAGTTCCTGGTGCGGCTGCTGGACCTGGTGCAAGAATACTGGCCCGAGAACGAAGGGCTGGCGAACAGGATCTAA
- a CDS encoding thioesterase family protein, whose product MTRLRTLTECTVLDEWVDYNGHMNDAAYAIPFSKAVEAFIRDLSMDAGYRDREQLTIYTLENHIRYVREAFAGERLQVDMQLVDRDTKRAHVFLRLVDGDGAVRATSEQMLMVIDTSAGRPGRFRGEPLERLEAMAEADRALPVPKEIGRPIGIRRG is encoded by the coding sequence ATGACGCGACTGCGCACGCTGACCGAATGCACCGTCCTCGACGAATGGGTGGACTACAACGGCCACATGAACGACGCCGCCTACGCCATCCCGTTCAGCAAGGCGGTGGAGGCCTTCATCCGCGATCTGAGCATGGATGCGGGCTATCGGGATCGGGAGCAGCTCACCATCTACACCCTGGAGAATCACATCCGCTACGTGCGCGAGGCGTTCGCCGGCGAGCGTCTGCAGGTGGACATGCAGCTGGTGGACCGTGACACCAAGCGGGCCCACGTCTTCCTGCGACTGGTGGACGGGGACGGTGCGGTGCGCGCCACCTCGGAGCAAATGCTCATGGTCATTGATACCAGCGCCGGCCGGCCGGGGCGTTTCCGGGGGGAGCCGCTGGAGCGTCTGGAGGCCATGGCCGAGGCGGATCGCGCCTTGCCGGTGCCGAAGGAAATCGGGCGGCCGATCGGTATTCGCCGGGGGTGA